One window from the genome of Haloprofundus halobius encodes:
- a CDS encoding mechanosensitive ion channel family protein, with the protein MIAGRVPTVLRVVLQQTPTRTPDGSESTAEGLGKFLASLVPEWIQQIPGWRFALALLILLGGVYISKLVVRLLGRPVAKRFARQSVAQMVLSGVRIVVVLLSVFVALGAYNVTFPDIFVFGTVFTAVVGIVLAPIIGSVINGLFILADQPYEIGDMIELDTGERGFVEEITIRYTKMFTLDNTFLVLPNSSVRERDVINYSAEDERTRLTLSILVTYESDIATARKLIERAAQNCDEVIEGGPAIRIGSARYPAKPTCYIDEFADNGVLLTLRYWAKQPYKMLTVRSKVQTQVNTLFDESDAALEFAYPHQHLVFDETSGTASVSVDGQSWGSDSLPDDGEHLSNADDPSRRNT; encoded by the coding sequence ATGATAGCGGGTCGAGTACCGACGGTTCTGCGGGTCGTCCTCCAGCAGACGCCGACGAGGACTCCCGACGGCTCCGAGAGCACCGCGGAGGGACTCGGGAAGTTCCTCGCGAGTCTCGTCCCCGAGTGGATACAGCAGATTCCGGGCTGGCGATTCGCACTCGCGCTGCTCATCCTGCTGGGCGGGGTGTACATCTCGAAACTCGTCGTTCGGTTGCTCGGCCGCCCCGTCGCGAAGCGGTTCGCCCGTCAGAGCGTCGCGCAGATGGTACTGTCGGGCGTCCGCATCGTCGTCGTCCTCCTCTCGGTGTTCGTCGCACTCGGCGCGTACAACGTCACGTTCCCCGACATCTTCGTCTTCGGCACGGTGTTCACGGCGGTGGTGGGTATCGTGCTCGCACCCATCATCGGCAGCGTCATCAACGGGCTGTTCATCCTCGCCGACCAGCCGTACGAGATCGGCGACATGATCGAACTCGACACCGGCGAGCGCGGGTTCGTCGAGGAGATAACGATCCGGTACACGAAGATGTTCACCCTCGACAACACGTTCCTCGTCCTGCCGAACTCCTCGGTGCGCGAGCGCGACGTCATCAACTACTCCGCGGAGGACGAACGGACGCGCCTCACGCTCAGCATCTTAGTCACCTACGAGTCCGACATCGCCACCGCTCGGAAACTCATCGAGCGGGCGGCGCAGAACTGCGACGAAGTCATTGAGGGGGGCCCCGCCATCCGCATCGGTAGCGCCCGCTACCCGGCGAAACCGACCTGCTACATCGACGAGTTCGCCGACAACGGGGTCCTCCTCACGCTCCGCTACTGGGCGAAACAGCCGTACAAGATGCTCACCGTCCGCTCGAAGGTGCAGACCCAGGTCAACACGCTGTTCGATGAGTCCGACGCGGCGCTGGAGTTTGCCTACCCGCACCAGCATCTCGTCTTCGACGAGACCAGCGGCACCGCGAGCGTGAGCGTCGACGGGCAGAGCTGGGGTTCAGATTCACTCCCCGACGACGGCGAGCATCTCTCGAACGCCGACGACCCGTCGCGACGGAACACCTAG